A region of Tolypothrix sp. NIES-4075 DNA encodes the following proteins:
- a CDS encoding tRNA (cytidine(34)-2'-O)-methyltransferase codes for MPQVVLVNPQIPPNTGNIARTCAATGTELHLVGPLGFEISDRYLKRAGLDYWPYVKLYCHESLEAFQVVHQQRGGRCLGFSVYGSFNYANFQFQASDWLLFGSETTGLPSTVLSTCDATLHIPMFEKNVRSLNLSVSVAVSLFEARRQLGYLQ; via the coding sequence ATGCCTCAGGTAGTTTTAGTTAATCCGCAAATTCCTCCGAACACAGGTAATATTGCCCGTACTTGTGCAGCTACGGGTACTGAATTACATTTGGTTGGACCATTGGGCTTTGAAATAAGCGATCGCTACCTAAAAAGAGCAGGTTTAGATTACTGGCCCTATGTAAAGCTATACTGTCACGAATCTCTAGAAGCGTTTCAAGTTGTACATCAGCAGCGTGGTGGTAGATGCTTGGGCTTTAGCGTTTATGGTAGTTTTAATTATGCAAACTTTCAGTTTCAAGCTTCGGACTGGCTGCTATTTGGCAGTGAAACTACCGGCTTACCGTCAACAGTTTTGTCTACTTGCGATGCCACTCTGCATATTCCTATGTTCGAGAAGAATGTTCGCAGCTTGAATCTTTCAGTAAGTGTTGCCGTGAGTCTGTTTGAAGCCCGTCGTCAGTTAGGCTATTTACAGTAA
- a CDS encoding S-layer homology domain-containing protein — translation MTNFNHSYLTHFGKVFLAAAYVAITSPMAYAASGFSTTTEQTLNNSPSQQLVASEEAEDLPLSVKSAVLQDISQRAEVEMSALRVVKAQKQSWSDGCLGLESDAICTQSTVPGWQVVVANEQQMWVYRTDESGKVAKLDEKSTQAVTATQMRQTSTTAQTSSRTTVQRRTQTMTVRRSTQVSAANVSSVKAKTKGFSLAIWQPSGNFSEVITRISIKPKRGKGYLKERFLGDYKYKIKQSCKFVKGFKAGDRIVIRLYDTENRFIGYSEFEALSANTTVNLILSSNPTEYKVVRTVYGVDADMNGIIDAGSTTYDYFTQVNNQSVSFLSSSRTIKVSQFQVQGLSIAANSVYPASFTKGEFAVVRQSMSAFSSSLAAALKASPGSLVQVNDVSDNSNFDLAQMMMEYREVGVANGIKVKFSDVPTNYWAKDFIAELAAMEVLEGFPDGTFRPDEQVTRAQFAAMISQAFEKVKIRNAIKFNDVSSKYWAYNAIREAYTTGFLGSSGNQFNPTANLSRLEILLSIARGLNYTFSGSTETILAAYTDASSIRSDVRNAIAALTQRGIVVNYPNIESINAEKVATRAEVSALLYKALVSTGDVADISSQYAVGQKEQPLEQRSAVEAQGKKPRQHCNQGIGNGAEGCDPGNSHPHGGSNDEGGRTPGGKK, via the coding sequence ATGACAAACTTTAATCATAGTTACTTAACTCATTTTGGCAAAGTTTTTCTTGCTGCTGCTTACGTGGCAATAACTTCGCCAATGGCTTATGCTGCTTCAGGGTTCTCTACCACCACCGAACAAACACTGAATAATTCCCCAAGTCAACAACTTGTGGCTAGCGAGGAAGCAGAGGATTTACCTTTATCTGTCAAATCAGCTGTTTTACAAGACATATCCCAGCGTGCAGAAGTAGAAATGTCTGCCTTGCGGGTTGTTAAGGCGCAAAAGCAAAGTTGGTCAGATGGCTGTTTGGGTTTAGAATCAGATGCAATTTGCACTCAATCTACAGTTCCAGGTTGGCAAGTAGTTGTTGCCAATGAACAGCAAATGTGGGTATATCGCACTGACGAATCAGGAAAAGTCGCCAAGCTGGATGAAAAATCAACTCAAGCTGTGACTGCTACTCAGATGCGGCAGACTTCTACCACTGCACAAACTAGCAGTCGTACTACTGTCCAGCGACGCACTCAAACAATGACTGTACGACGCAGTACTCAAGTTAGCGCTGCTAATGTTTCTTCTGTGAAAGCGAAAACAAAAGGTTTTAGCCTTGCGATTTGGCAACCATCCGGTAACTTTTCCGAAGTAATTACTCGCATATCCATCAAGCCTAAACGTGGCAAAGGTTACTTGAAAGAGCGGTTTTTGGGTGATTACAAATACAAGATTAAACAATCATGCAAATTTGTTAAAGGATTCAAAGCAGGCGATCGCATTGTTATACGCTTGTACGATACCGAAAATCGCTTTATTGGCTACAGTGAATTTGAAGCTTTATCGGCAAACACAACGGTTAACCTGATTTTGTCATCAAATCCAACAGAATACAAAGTTGTTCGTACTGTCTACGGTGTTGATGCAGACATGAACGGCATAATTGACGCAGGTTCTACTACTTACGATTATTTCACCCAAGTGAATAATCAAAGTGTCAGCTTCCTCAGCAGTTCTCGAACAATCAAAGTTAGCCAATTTCAAGTACAAGGTTTATCGATTGCAGCAAATAGCGTTTATCCGGCTTCTTTTACCAAAGGTGAGTTTGCTGTTGTGCGTCAGTCAATGAGTGCCTTTAGTTCCAGTTTAGCAGCAGCTTTAAAAGCATCTCCTGGCAGTTTGGTACAGGTGAATGATGTTAGCGATAACTCTAACTTTGACCTCGCGCAAATGATGATGGAATATCGAGAGGTAGGAGTAGCTAACGGTATCAAAGTCAAATTTTCTGACGTACCGACAAATTATTGGGCAAAAGATTTTATTGCTGAGTTAGCAGCGATGGAAGTTCTCGAAGGTTTTCCTGATGGAACTTTCCGTCCAGATGAACAAGTGACTCGCGCTCAATTTGCGGCGATGATTAGTCAAGCCTTTGAAAAGGTAAAAATCCGCAATGCCATCAAATTTAATGATGTTTCTAGTAAATATTGGGCTTACAATGCGATTCGCGAAGCTTATACAACTGGCTTTTTAGGGTCTTCTGGCAATCAGTTTAACCCTACCGCTAACCTTTCGCGCCTGGAAATTTTGCTTTCAATCGCACGCGGACTCAACTATACTTTCAGTGGTTCCACGGAGACAATATTAGCAGCTTACACCGATGCTAGCAGCATTCGTAGTGATGTTAGGAATGCGATCGCTGCACTAACCCAACGAGGTATCGTAGTCAATTATCCGAATATTGAGTCTATCAATGCTGAAAAGGTAGCAACGAGAGCAGAAGTCTCTGCATTGCTATATAAAGCATTAGTTAGCACCGGCGATGTTGCAGATATATCCTCGCAGTATGCCGTAGGACAAAAAGAACAACCGCTTGAGCAGCGTTCCGCAGTTGAGGCACAAGGCAAAAAACCTCGTCAACATTGTAACCAAGGGATAGGTAATGGTGCTGAGGGCTGCGATCCAGGTAATTCTCATCCGCATGGTGGTAGCAACGACGAAGGGGGACGAACTCCAGGCGGTAAAAAGTAA
- a CDS encoding peptidoglycan DD-metalloendopeptidase family protein, translating to MKRALKEKVKAVLENPPSDDAPVEQLNVVNPYVNRRVRTKAAMIGLAISMGATSLLVTRQGDQAQAAAPVGNQNTASTIPAAPNSEVKFAPTQKLEYQAVSSVSVPESPRIVEPTAISQVPGLQAKLELAAPVVARTTTTIQQPVFQPQVAKESIRNKIAGADSISLNAQPQTVVSAIAASNTEVNSQLRAQQDFAINRLQEKSNRLRKSLAQLRSHETKLSQATNSVAPTIALEKTPQLNANNTALQPSKNATDDSVASLVSRLKQAKVGNARIIPVPAPTVATNARQTPSGLTAYEVKPGDTLAAIASDRGTSVSEIIKANNLNNPNELRINQKLTVPAAENRSTAIKPIAAVTPVQSGSASEIVTPANTLSAGLTPSEPSQPSVTANNGSVTIPTAVTSDNQIQANTAIIKPTTDLTTAPAYGIGGDSPIPQGLNQMQLAKKPPEVTRAKNNNPRLRSLQDEIERLRAKYRAQETGNVVVPTESPSNEAAVQIPVSRPDNFAVSNPVTRVNNVAVPIPVPRPMAPNYIAQPQPQFRATGSNNDAVNPDFFFINQTSRQSNPSGNRPSVRIATPPVGVDASASLGAMRGRTVSPDLPPLTAAVDRYLPRAIDPTMPAPSTMTTAYIWPAKGVLTSGFGMRWGRPHKGIDVANGTGTPIYASADGVIEKAGWNNGGYGNVVDIRHNDGSMTRYGHNSKILVQAGQQVHQGDTIALMGSTGFSTGPHSHFEIHPSGKGAVNPIAFLPARL from the coding sequence TTGAAACGAGCATTAAAGGAGAAAGTGAAGGCTGTGCTTGAAAATCCCCCCAGTGATGATGCCCCAGTGGAACAGCTAAACGTAGTTAATCCATACGTTAACCGCCGGGTACGGACAAAAGCCGCCATGATTGGTTTGGCAATTTCAATGGGAGCTACCAGCCTCCTGGTGACTCGGCAAGGCGACCAAGCCCAAGCAGCAGCTCCTGTAGGCAATCAAAACACAGCCTCAACGATTCCTGCGGCTCCTAACAGCGAGGTGAAATTTGCACCCACGCAAAAACTGGAATATCAAGCCGTTTCATCAGTAAGCGTGCCGGAAAGTCCTCGGATCGTGGAACCAACAGCAATTTCACAAGTGCCTGGGCTTCAAGCTAAATTGGAACTTGCTGCACCTGTGGTCGCGAGAACAACTACCACAATTCAACAGCCGGTCTTCCAGCCACAAGTCGCAAAAGAAAGCATTCGCAATAAAATTGCTGGCGCTGATAGCATATCGTTGAATGCCCAACCACAAACAGTAGTTTCGGCGATCGCCGCCTCAAACACTGAAGTCAATTCTCAACTGAGGGCACAGCAAGACTTTGCAATCAATCGTTTACAAGAAAAATCGAACCGTTTAAGAAAAAGTCTGGCCCAGTTGCGGTCACATGAGACCAAATTATCACAAGCAACAAACTCGGTTGCACCAACGATTGCGCTGGAAAAAACACCACAGTTGAACGCAAATAACACTGCACTACAGCCATCGAAAAATGCTACCGATGATAGCGTTGCAAGCCTTGTATCGAGGTTAAAGCAGGCAAAGGTAGGGAATGCGCGTATTATACCAGTACCAGCGCCGACAGTTGCCACAAACGCACGCCAGACACCATCTGGACTTACAGCTTACGAAGTTAAGCCAGGAGATACATTAGCAGCGATCGCTTCGGATCGCGGTACTTCAGTCTCAGAAATAATCAAGGCAAATAATCTCAACAATCCCAACGAACTGCGAATCAATCAAAAACTCACAGTTCCGGCTGCCGAAAACCGCAGTACTGCCATCAAGCCAATCGCAGCAGTCACTCCTGTGCAGTCTGGCAGTGCCTCTGAGATTGTTACGCCTGCAAATACTCTTAGTGCTGGCTTAACTCCTTCTGAGCCTTCACAGCCATCAGTCACGGCTAACAACGGCAGTGTTACCATCCCGACAGCAGTAACTTCTGACAACCAGATTCAAGCAAATACTGCAATTATTAAGCCCACAACAGACCTCACCACAGCCCCCGCTTACGGCATCGGTGGTGACAGCCCAATCCCACAAGGCTTGAATCAAATGCAACTGGCGAAAAAGCCGCCAGAGGTAACACGAGCAAAAAATAATAATCCGCGCCTGCGTAGCTTACAAGACGAAATTGAGAGATTACGGGCGAAATACCGCGCTCAAGAAACTGGTAACGTAGTCGTACCTACAGAATCCCCAAGCAACGAAGCTGCGGTGCAGATTCCTGTTTCTCGCCCAGATAATTTCGCGGTGTCAAATCCCGTTACTAGAGTGAATAATGTTGCGGTGCCGATCCCCGTTCCTAGACCGATGGCACCTAACTATATAGCTCAACCTCAGCCTCAATTCCGTGCGACTGGCTCGAACAACGACGCAGTTAATCCAGACTTCTTTTTTATTAATCAAACATCACGTCAGTCGAATCCTAGCGGCAACAGACCAAGTGTGAGAATAGCCACACCTCCTGTTGGTGTTGATGCTTCTGCATCCCTAGGGGCAATGCGCGGAAGAACAGTTTCTCCAGATTTACCGCCTTTAACAGCAGCAGTCGATAGATACTTACCCAGAGCGATTGACCCGACCATGCCCGCTCCGTCTACAATGACCACTGCTTATATTTGGCCTGCCAAGGGTGTCTTAACCTCTGGCTTTGGGATGCGTTGGGGACGTCCGCACAAAGGTATTGACGTTGCTAATGGTACAGGCACACCAATATACGCATCGGCTGACGGTGTAATTGAAAAAGCTGGCTGGAATAACGGTGGCTACGGCAATGTTGTCGATATCCGCCATAACGATGGCAGCATGACTCGCTACGGTCATAACAGCAAAATTCTAGTGCAGGCAGGTCAACAAGTCCACCAAGGCGACACAATTGCTTTAATGGGCAGCACAGGCTTTAGTACTGGTCCACACAGCCACTTTGAAATTCATCCATCAGGCAAGGGTGCTGTTAATCCAATAGCCTTCTTACCTGCTCGCTTGTAG
- a CDS encoding mechanosensitive ion channel family protein has protein sequence MLMQWILPLGFILAGLLAGIIAEKIVFSKLKTFAARQRLPGSEILFRSLQRITFTWFVLAGFYGAIRAYRSLIPDIAEVLQTILTIIFLYSITLVIARLIAGFVRLYSRKTQGVSASLLSNLATTTILILGTLIILQTIGVQITPILTTLGIGGLAVGLALQDTLANLFSGVYLIISKQVRTGDYVKLEDKHEGYITDITWRNTTIKELSNNVIIVPNSKLASAIFTNYHLPVKEITLTINVGVDYESDLEQVERVTVEVAKKVMQEVSPELLENEPFIRFHTFGDSSIDFTVFMRVNEFFDQRIAKHKFIKQLHKKYQEEGIKIPFPIREVYTQANQTKNGNGVLTPE, from the coding sequence ATGTTGATGCAATGGATTCTACCGCTGGGATTTATTTTAGCTGGCTTACTAGCTGGAATAATTGCTGAAAAAATCGTTTTTAGTAAATTGAAAACATTTGCTGCTCGCCAACGGTTACCAGGTAGTGAAATATTATTTCGCTCACTACAGCGCATCACCTTTACTTGGTTTGTGCTAGCTGGATTTTATGGAGCAATTCGTGCTTATCGAAGCTTAATACCAGATATTGCCGAGGTATTGCAAACAATCCTCACAATTATTTTTCTCTATTCAATTACGTTAGTTATTGCCCGACTGATTGCTGGTTTTGTTAGATTATATAGTCGGAAAACACAAGGAGTTTCTGCATCACTACTTTCTAACCTTGCCACAACTACCATTTTAATTTTAGGAACATTAATCATATTACAAACGATTGGCGTTCAAATTACACCGATACTTACCACTTTAGGAATTGGTGGTTTAGCAGTTGGTTTGGCACTTCAAGACACACTTGCAAATTTATTTTCGGGTGTTTATTTAATTATTTCTAAGCAAGTTAGAACCGGAGACTATGTAAAATTAGAAGATAAACACGAAGGATATATTACAGATATCACATGGCGAAACACGACGATAAAAGAGCTTTCAAATAATGTGATAATTGTCCCTAATTCTAAACTTGCTTCAGCGATTTTTACTAATTACCATTTACCAGTTAAGGAAATTACATTAACGATTAATGTAGGTGTAGATTACGAAAGCGACCTTGAGCAAGTTGAAAGAGTAACTGTAGAAGTTGCAAAAAAAGTAATGCAAGAAGTTTCACCCGAATTATTAGAAAATGAACCGTTTATCAGATTTCATACTTTTGGAGATTCAAGTATTGATTTTACGGTATTTATGCGGGTGAACGAATTCTTTGATCAACGCATTGCTAAACACAAATTCATTAAGCAATTGCATAAAAAGTATCAGGAAGAAGGCATTAAAATTCCCTTTCCGATTAGAGAAGTTTATACACAAGCTAATCAAACAAAAAATGGTAACGGAGTGCTAACACCAGAATAA
- a CDS encoding histone deacetylase family protein — protein sequence MDLPIIYHPDYVAPLPEGHRFPMLKFRQLYQLLLADGVAQLQQFHIPESPHPELIELVHTSQYVQAYCNGTLDPKAQRRIGLPWSLALVNRTCVAVGGTILTAKLALTHGLACNTAGGTHHAFPSYGSGFCIFNDLAIACRVLQKLNLAKKILIVDLDVHQGDGTAFIFQDDDSVFTFSMHCEVNFPGTKQKSDLDVPLPTGMEDDAYLETLANYLPDLLSNVKPDLILYDAGVDPHVGDRLGKLALTDSGIFRREMQVLSTCVAAGYPVACVIGGGYADDIKSLVWRHSLVHRAANQIYQQYRL from the coding sequence ATGGACTTGCCAATTATTTATCACCCAGATTACGTTGCACCACTACCTGAAGGACATCGCTTTCCGATGTTAAAGTTCCGGCAATTATACCAACTGCTGTTAGCTGACGGTGTGGCACAATTACAACAATTCCACATCCCTGAATCTCCGCACCCGGAGTTGATAGAGTTAGTTCACACCTCACAGTACGTTCAAGCTTACTGTAACGGAACGCTAGACCCAAAAGCACAACGACGCATTGGTTTACCTTGGAGTCTGGCGTTAGTAAATCGTACTTGTGTGGCGGTAGGTGGTACCATACTTACGGCTAAACTCGCACTAACTCACGGTTTGGCGTGCAATACTGCTGGTGGTACTCATCACGCTTTTCCGAGTTATGGATCTGGTTTTTGTATTTTCAATGATTTAGCGATCGCCTGTCGTGTCTTACAAAAACTTAACCTCGCAAAAAAAATCCTGATTGTCGATTTAGACGTTCATCAAGGTGACGGCACCGCTTTTATCTTTCAAGACGACGACAGTGTTTTTACTTTCTCAATGCACTGCGAAGTCAATTTTCCCGGTACTAAGCAAAAAAGCGATCTTGATGTTCCCCTGCCAACTGGAATGGAAGATGATGCTTATTTAGAAACATTGGCAAATTACTTACCAGATTTATTGTCAAATGTCAAGCCAGATTTGATTTTATATGATGCTGGTGTCGATCCGCATGTAGGCGATCGCTTGGGAAAATTAGCTTTAACTGATAGTGGCATTTTCCGCCGGGAAATGCAGGTATTAAGTACCTGTGTAGCTGCTGGCTACCCCGTCGCCTGCGTTATCGGTGGCGGGTATGCAGATGATATCAAGTCGCTTGTGTGGCGTCACTCGTTGGTACATCGCGCCGCTAATCAGATTTATCAGCAGTATCGCCTCTAA
- the gshA gene encoding glutamate--cysteine ligase: protein MVLSKGFEIEMYTGTPQGEIVGLSDKIVASLDGFVREPDSRNVEYITAPFHNYEQLLCALLRPRLQLRNYLKQLGNYTLIPGSTLSLSGSDRFFRSDPNNPYHDYIEQTYGTKVVTASVHINVGISDPELLMRACRIIRLEAPLYLALSASSPFIDGKATGYHSTRWGLFPQTPANVPLFASHAHHIEWVENQLAAGTMQNVRHLWVSVRPNGDRRPYDLNRLELRICDLVTDPIALLAITALLEARLLQIIENPHIDPLTQSNFSDVELVTLTASNEAAAASASLDAQLIHWQDGRSILARDWIGELYDEVSAIAKRHGFGCFLSPLQKILREGNEAQQWLQLHSVGFDTTCVITQAIRATREREIELENKLCSSLVA from the coding sequence GTGGTGCTATCAAAAGGCTTTGAGATTGAGATGTACACAGGCACGCCTCAAGGAGAAATCGTGGGACTCTCCGACAAAATCGTGGCATCTTTAGACGGATTTGTGCGGGAGCCAGATAGCCGAAATGTGGAATATATAACCGCACCATTTCACAATTATGAGCAGCTATTATGCGCTCTGTTGCGTCCTAGACTGCAACTGCGTAATTACCTCAAACAATTGGGCAATTACACGCTGATTCCCGGAAGCACTTTATCTTTGAGTGGTAGCGATCGCTTTTTTCGTTCAGACCCCAACAATCCATATCACGATTACATTGAGCAAACCTACGGTACGAAAGTCGTCACCGCTAGCGTTCACATCAATGTCGGCATCAGCGACCCAGAATTATTAATGCGAGCATGTCGAATTATACGTTTAGAAGCGCCTTTGTATTTAGCCTTAAGTGCTTCATCTCCGTTTATCGATGGTAAGGCAACCGGGTATCACTCCACCCGTTGGGGCTTATTCCCGCAAACACCTGCTAATGTGCCGTTATTTGCCAGCCACGCTCATCATATCGAATGGGTGGAAAATCAATTAGCCGCTGGTACAATGCAAAATGTCCGTCATTTGTGGGTATCGGTACGACCAAATGGCGATCGCCGTCCTTACGATTTAAATCGCTTAGAACTGCGAATTTGCGACTTAGTAACAGATCCGATCGCTTTACTAGCAATTACCGCCTTGCTAGAAGCGCGTTTATTACAGATAATAGAGAATCCGCATATCGATCCGCTTACCCAAAGCAACTTCTCCGACGTAGAATTAGTAACTTTAACAGCCAGCAACGAAGCAGCAGCAGCGTCTGCTAGTCTCGATGCTCAACTAATACATTGGCAAGATGGCAGAAGCATTCTTGCTAGAGATTGGATTGGCGAATTATATGATGAAGTTTCGGCGATCGCCAAACGTCATGGCTTTGGCTGTTTCCTTTCGCCCTTACAAAAAATACTCCGCGAAGGCAATGAAGCTCAACAGTGGCTGCAACTGCATTCTGTAGGTTTTGATACGACTTGCGTCATTACCCAGGCTATTCGTGCCACGCGAGAACGAGAAATTGAACTAGAAAACAAATTGTGTTCCTCCTTAGTGGCTTAA
- a CDS encoding alpha/beta fold hydrolase: MTVTNQPTTATFEKLFWTWKDYKIQYTVMGTGRPLVLIHGFGASIGHWRKNIPVLAAAGYQVFAIDLLGFGGSDKPPLNYTLEVWVELLKDFCTAHISEPAVFIGNSIGALLSLMVVAEHPEIAAGGILINSAGGLSHRPHELNPPLRIVMSTFNRLVDHPITGKFVFNRIRQKEQIRRTLYQVYRDRQAVTDELVDLLYTPSCDPGAQQVFASILTAPPGPSPAELLPKVKRPLLVIWGADDPWTPITGAKIYEEARKNGKQIKIVPIPNAGHCPHDEVPDLVNPQIVEWLLQLE, from the coding sequence ATGACTGTAACTAACCAACCAACAACAGCGACCTTTGAAAAACTCTTTTGGACTTGGAAGGACTATAAAATTCAGTATACCGTCATGGGTACAGGTCGCCCTTTAGTACTGATTCATGGCTTCGGTGCTTCAATTGGACATTGGCGGAAGAATATCCCGGTTTTAGCAGCAGCAGGGTATCAAGTATTTGCGATTGATTTGTTGGGTTTTGGTGGTTCTGATAAGCCCCCGTTGAATTACACCTTAGAAGTATGGGTTGAATTACTTAAAGATTTTTGCACAGCGCATATTAGCGAACCTGCGGTATTTATTGGTAACTCTATCGGCGCACTTTTAAGCTTGATGGTGGTGGCAGAACATCCAGAAATTGCTGCGGGTGGTATTTTGATTAATTCTGCGGGTGGTTTGAGTCATCGTCCTCATGAATTGAACCCGCCGTTACGCATTGTCATGTCAACGTTTAACAGATTGGTGGATCATCCAATTACAGGCAAATTTGTTTTTAATCGCATCCGTCAAAAGGAGCAAATTCGCCGGACATTATATCAAGTTTATCGCGATCGCCAAGCCGTGACTGATGAATTAGTCGATTTACTTTACACTCCCTCTTGCGATCCGGGAGCGCAGCAAGTTTTCGCTTCTATCCTCACTGCACCTCCTGGTCCATCTCCTGCGGAACTCTTGCCCAAAGTCAAGCGTCCCTTGTTGGTAATTTGGGGTGCAGACGATCCTTGGACACCAATCACCGGGGCAAAGATTTACGAGGAGGCACGTAAAAATGGCAAACAAATCAAAATCGTTCCCATTCCTAACGCCGGTCATTGTCCCCACGATGAAGTACCAGATTTGGTAAATCCGCAAATTGTCGAGTGGCTTCTTCAGCTTGAATAG
- a CDS encoding Uma2 family endonuclease, whose protein sequence is MQAFAATHEITWEKLPDDFVLDDEPVDNINQPLLAAALTESLELAGKLPTNALTTTNYGICATLNHKIVVKAPDWGYVPSIRVSREEVKRSYTPQLQGDIPAIVMEFLSDTEGGEYSSKPTYPPGKWFYYEQVLKVPNYTIFEPEAGTLEVYQLDNSGHYQLQPPNENNRYWIAEINLFLGIWQGSRENRTGYWLRWWDEDGELLLWGLELAAKERQEKDAAQQQAEHQRQRAERLAEQLKALGVEPEI, encoded by the coding sequence ATGCAAGCCTTTGCAGCCACTCATGAAATTACTTGGGAAAAGTTACCAGATGATTTTGTTTTAGACGACGAGCCAGTGGACAATATTAATCAGCCACTTCTAGCTGCCGCTTTAACAGAAAGCTTGGAACTTGCCGGTAAATTGCCCACAAATGCCTTAACCACGACTAACTACGGCATTTGTGCCACCTTGAATCATAAAATAGTTGTCAAAGCACCGGATTGGGGCTACGTGCCATCGATTCGAGTGTCGCGAGAAGAAGTTAAGCGTAGCTATACTCCACAACTCCAAGGCGATATTCCTGCGATTGTAATGGAATTTCTCTCGGATACCGAAGGTGGAGAATATTCTAGCAAACCAACTTATCCGCCTGGTAAATGGTTTTATTACGAGCAAGTTTTAAAAGTTCCTAACTATACGATTTTTGAACCAGAAGCCGGAACGTTAGAAGTTTATCAGCTAGATAACTCTGGGCATTATCAACTGCAACCGCCAAATGAGAATAATCGTTATTGGATTGCTGAAATAAATTTGTTTTTGGGCATCTGGCAAGGAAGTCGAGAAAACCGTACAGGCTATTGGCTGCGTTGGTGGGATGAAGACGGAGAATTATTACTGTGGGGTTTAGAGTTAGCAGCCAAAGAACGGCAAGAGAAAGATGCGGCTCAACAACAAGCAGAACACCAACGCCAGCGTGCAGAAAGATTGGCAGAACAATTAAAAGCCCTAGGAGTAGAACCGGAAATTTAA